One Helianthus annuus cultivar XRQ/B chromosome 12, HanXRQr2.0-SUNRISE, whole genome shotgun sequence genomic region harbors:
- the LOC110895832 gene encoding WUSCHEL-related homeobox 1 — translation MWMMGYNEPHEDHMNINMVESYTTNGTRKLRPLVPRPPPPTCAATSSSSYNRFHEHLLPINHHLAAEQNKREFNSQQMVVVSSRWNPTPEQLQTLEELYRRGTRTPSAEEIQHITAQLRRYGKIEGKNVFYWFQNHKARERQKRRRQLDNPAKELLHQPPFQLTTDINILNLDQSIQRKDSEVEETRNWAIPTLSEKSMLRERTKKAAADEGWRPAEQQQEEEEGEEGNDQLLLLHRRRKSIPARNATWSHMMQCLSSSSPTNHITLVNNNNNSNTTTTTTVTTSKTTPSLVVSSHHDDVDSYETLELFPVNRTVDHGREQPEKCFLQTSDVTLNPRQFIEFLPLKN, via the exons ATGTGGATGATGGGTTACAATGAACCTCATGAAGATCACATGAACATCAACATGGTCGAATCTTACACCACCAATGGCACCCGGAAGTTACGACCGCTTGTTCCCAGACCACCTCCGCCCACCTGCGCcgccacctcctcctcctcctacAACCGCTTTCATGAACATCTTCTCCCCATAAATCACCATCTTg CTGCTGAACAAAATAAAAGAGAATTTAATTCACAACAAATGGTGGTTGTGAGCTCACGGTGGAACCCTACGCCGGAGCAGCTGCAAACCCTAGAGGAGTTATACCGTCGAGGGACACGAACACCGTCCGCTGAAGAGATCCAACACATCACCGCTCAGCTCCGCCGCTATGGGAAGATCGAAGGGAAGAATGTTTTCTACTGGTTTCAGAATCACAAGGCAAGAGAACGCCAGAAACGACGTCGTCAGCTCGATAATCCTGCAAAAGAGCTGCTTCATCAACCTCCTTTCCAGCTTACCACAGATATTAACATACTTAATCTTGATCAATCTATACAACGCAAGGATTCAG AGGTTGAAGAGACTAGAAACTGGGCAATACCTACATTATCAGAG AAGAGCATGCTAAGAGAAAGAACAAAAAAAGCAGCAGCAGATGAGGGTTGGAGACCAGCTGagcaacaacaagaagaagaagaaggagaggAGGGAAATGATCAGCTGCTGCTGTTACACCGTAGGAGAAAGAGCATCCCTGCAAGGAATGCCACGTGGAGCCACATGATGCAATGCTTGTCTTCTTCTTCTCCCACCAACCACATAACCcttgttaataataataataattccaatACTACTACTACGACTACAGTTACCACTTCCAAAACGACGCCATCCCTTGTGGTTTCATCTCACCATGATGACGTGGACTCTTATGAAACCCTAGAGCTGTTTCCGGTAAACAGAACCGTCGACCACGGCAGAGAACAGCCGGAGAAATGTTTCCTTCAGACGAGTGACGTCACCCTCAACCCTCGACAGTTCATCGAGTTTCTACCCTTGAAAAACTAG